AATAAACAGAAGAACTCAACAGCAAGAAAATCCAAAATGGTCTccaaaatttctttaatggtATATCCTTGTTAGTCaaagatttttcattttcttggaaatccttcaacattttcaattcatcctttaaattcaattcttgaGTTTTTTCATCTATTAGCTTTTTAATAACTGCCGGATCAACATCATctaatgaatcaaatttGACTAAGTCTTCTAAGGAATTCACCTCCACTTTGTTTTGTTGATGTTTCGATCTTTTTGATTTCAGATAGTAAGGTGTATTAGTGATAGTTCTGTAAGCAATCTTTGTAAAGTGACTATTGTTAATGGGGAGTACCCTCCTCACGTTCGATATCGTGGAGCCTTTTGTACAGAAGTGCTTCAGAAAcatgtttttttgttcctTTTTATTCAGGTGTATTTAGTTCTGGAAGATTCCTCGAGGGTGGTagttcttgttcttctccTCTTCCAAACAATCAAGTGTCGATTCAGTGTAGTATATTTTTGCGTGacgtattattattaaagaagataagATAGTGTGTAACGTTCACGTTAAACTTCACAAAACCAAATTTGggtattaaattatttaaaccCCGGCGGCAGGGGGGAGGACTTATAAAGTGATTTACACTACTCAAAAAGTCATACTGTTACAGAAGAATTTCGGTATTTCTGTATTAAGCTCCctaataattgaatattgcTACCTTTTTTGTCTCTCATCTATGTAATTTTACGtaagtaataatatatttgcAGTAAACGGTATGTCTTGGCTACCTAAGGTTTTCATTGTTAACTACGAAAGAATAGTGCAAAAAGTATGCGTGCATGTAAGGTTACGTAATTAGTGCTCAACCTCAATCTTGCATTATCATGCAATCGTATATTCTTCCAGTATTTCTAATGACTAACTTTGACCTTATGTAAGAAAGCCATGTGACTGTTTCAAATTCCTTTGATAGGTATGTTTTTGGCGATAGAATGAACACAgtttttttcctttctttgTATGGTCGAACGGACAAAGGATACTTAAAGCttgatattaatttatACTATAGGAaacagataataatattttctgtGAAACgtatcaaaataataatattaatcaGTAGTAATAgcaataaaaaataaaatataaaagaagTAACCTAGTCAATAAATCATATTATTAACACATGTTTTCAATGGAAGAAGATAAAGTAACGAGATCCTCCACtaatgattcaaaaaaggaaatcaaTTACAAACGGACTGCGGAAATGTTTCTCACTAGATATAAAGATTTTATAATTAAGAAATTCCAATTAAATAGTGATGAAAGACgattcaattttttactTCGATCGAATGCATTTGCTAGAGAGTTAGTTAGTTTAAGTGAACGGTATTGCACAGTTTATGAGAATGGAGAATGGTATTCTATTGTATTGGAAACATTGGATTTAGAAACCATTTATGAGAACGTTGATTCCGTGAAGATTGAAGAGCCATTAGAATATTCAGATGTATTGgtgaaagaattattaagatattttaaaaatgattttttcacTTGGTGTGATAAACCTAAATGTAGGAAA
The Naumovozyma dairenensis CBS 421 chromosome 5, complete genome DNA segment above includes these coding regions:
- the INA17 gene encoding Ina17p (similar to Saccharomyces cerevisiae YPL099C; ancestral locus Anc_8.579), with the translated sequence MFLKHFCTKGSTISNVRRVLPINNSHFTKIAYRTITNTPYYLKSKRSKHQQNKVEVNSLEDLVKFDSLDDVDPAVIKKLIDEKTQELNLKDELKMLKDFQENEKSLTNKDIPLKKFWRPFWIFLLLSSSVYLTCHYFWWKYMYEEREIDLQNQVNDLEFKLKELMRNANINGELNTERNVSLDNSEEVAAKKRWFWNR